CTAATGATCAGCACATGATCATACATAAATGGCTCCAGTTTTCGGATGAATTTCGGAAAATCTGCTTTTTCTTCTTTTCTTTTAAATAGGCTGGTGCTTAACATACCTGTCATAAAGTAGCCAACACTATTAAAATGTCCAATCGCAATCGAGTCATCCCCTGTCACACGTTTGACAAACGGCTGAACAAGCGCAGGCATGCAGGACATCATCAGCGCTAACACAAATCCGCCGAAAATATACAACCACCAGCCATATTGCGAAGCATGCAAAACAGCAACAATCACCGCGGACATAAAAAGGACCTGGTGTCCTGACAAGAAGACATACTTCAATCTTGTAAAGCGTGCTATTAATAAATGCCCGACCATTCCAATCGAGATGGTTATTGCGATTTCTCTTCCGTAATTAATCTGTACTAATGCCGTTATTGCTTCATTATGCGGAATCATGCCGATCATATTAAAGCTGTCTTGAATCATCACTGCTAAATTGGAAAGGGACACATTGGCAGCAGATGCTCCTATCTGTAACAATGTCACCCCTACCATGACTTTCACGGTTCCGCTGAGAACCCGAAAAAAACCTGCTCTGGCAAGTAATAACCCAATACATGTTATCGCTCCTAATAAAATCGCAGGCTCCCCGATAAACCCCCTTGTAAAACTTTCAAAGATATTCATACACGTTCACGCCACCGCTTCACCGTATCCGCACTTTCCAAGCTTTCTTTTACTAAAGCTCGATCTGCAATAAAGGAAAGTCCAAGGATTTCCGTTTCCTTTACCTGCAAATGCTGTACCACCTGCTTTGCCCCGATAATCAAATCTGCTTTCATGAAGGAAGCAGCACTTACATCCGATTGTTCCACAATGACATCGTCTAGTTCCCATTCTTGAAAATGCTGTTTTACTTGAAGTTTTAAAACAAGGCTTGTCCCTAAACCGCCTGAACAAACAACTAACACTTTTTTCATTTGCTACCCTCCTCGTACTCCAACATCCATTTCCATACCACATCGATATTTCTTTCATGGCGCAGCTTGTCTAATAACTCCTTCGAATTAACAACCTCCAGCATCATCTCCACTGCAGTGACATGCTGGATTTTATCTTTGGCAGCAAGCAAAATAATCCACCATACTTTTTCCTCTGTTCCACCGAAAGAAATCGGTTCCTCCAGTGTCATAAAAGCAAAACCTGTTTTCTTAATCGCTGTACTGCTCAAATGAGGAAAAGCAACGCCTGGCGCCACGATAAAATGATGCTCCTGTTCATTGATAATTTGTGACACTTCCGTTTCATATGTATGCTCCACGACATCTTGTTTTACTAAAGATTGATTTAATATAGATAACGCTTCTCTCCAATCAGAGACTTTTTCTCTTAAATGGATACAGGAAGGCGCCGTTAATGAAGTAACCTCCGAACTCATTGCCCCTTGATTCCCGCTGAAATACCGGTATAAATCATTGAACAATTCTCCCTCATTCAACACCACCGTGTGCTTTTTAATAGACTGATAGATGGTCATTACTGTCTCAACAATCGGCAATTCGGTATTTGCCTGATAGGTTCCTCTTCCAATAATCCGCTCCAGATTTTGCTGATCAGCTATCGACAATAACGGATTTACTTTCACATGATTCACTTGCAGCTGCTGGGTAAATGGAACTGTTGTTACAATCAAATCAGCATCTTTATCTGTCAGCCCATACGCCTCTTTTACGGAAAATTGCCCTGTTATAAATACTTGCGGGAACAGTCTTCTTACTGTCCGTTCAAGCAGTCTTGATGTTCCGAGGCCAGAGCTGCAGACAATCGCAATTCGTTTACTCGGCAGAAACGGTTCCTGCTCCAATCCGGCACATAAGTGAACTACAATAAAACCAATCTCATGTCTATGAAGTGTCGTTAAACCCCAATGCGGATTTTTTTCAATAAACGTTTTTACTTGTTCAATATATTTACGATACTCTTTTTCCAGATTATCGAAATAAGGATTATCAATGTGAATATGATACTTCATGCGGTACATCGCTGATTGCAAATGCGTCGACAGGCCAATAATAATATTCTCCCGGTTGCTTAAACGAAAGTGGTTCGCCTGCTCGAAGGTCTCTACAATCTCTCGCGACAGGGACTGGCACTTCAGCCAATAATCTCCTTCCCCGCTTAAACGCCTTGCTCCCAACAGATGCATCGATATGTAAGCTAATTCATTGGAGAGCTGAAGAGACGCATCTTCCAAACCCATTAATCGCCTAAACTGTTCTCGTACTGCAGTAAACTTTTCATCCTCAAAAATTTTTAATTCATCATCTTTATCAAAATCTGCAATAAATTGCCCCGATTGGATTCTTTTCCATTGAACAGCACAATTCAGAAACAGCTCGTATTTACTCGCATCGATAAAAGCAATCCCGCTTAGCTCCTCCACCTGCTCAATCCAAGATGCAATCCCATGAACATCCACATCTGCGATCATATCTTCTAAATCCGTTTCATTCATGGAAGCGGAGATTTTCCTCGTTACATACAGCTCCAGTATCTCTTCCTCTGTCCACTGTTCTTTCAAAAAATCTAAAAATAACATGCGTTTATTATTCTCTTCCCCAACCAGCGAAATTTGTTTATTCTCTCTAGACAGCATTAAATGATAATCTTCCATTTCCGTCTTTAACTGATTATAATCATTCTGGAGCGTATTCATACTAATCTGGTAATCATCACATAATTCTTCCACATGGATAGATGGATTTAGTAATAGAAGCTTTTGCATATCTTGCCGGCGCTGTACTGCACTTAAATAATCCTTCTGCTTGTACATTGCCTCCTGAAGCACCTGCTTCTGCTTCTCTCCTAAAATTAGCCGCGCCCCGTACTTGCGATGTCTTTCCAGACTAAACCCTGCACCAATGTCCATCAGCCACGTCTCGATTTCAAGTAAATCCTGCCGAATCGTCCGCGGCGAAAGCTGATAGGCTTTATTCAAGTCAGCTAAGGAAACAAACGCTTCTTCTTCAATTAACCGTTCTAAAATTTTCTTTTGTCTGGATGAAAGCATGTTATCCCCTCCACATCACCGAAACTATTCCAGCTCCTATGTACATTTGATTTAAAATTCCGAAAAAATAAAGAGATAATCTCGGAAATAAAATGAAACCCTTATCATTATTTTTGATAGTATATCATTTTTCGACAAGGAAATCTATATGGCCCAAAACTTAAAGTTCAAATTAAAATAATAAATTATAACTTAGTGGTTGGTATTGGCCTATTGACATTTCCCCCAAAAAAGCATACACTAAAAAATCATAACAAACTAAACTGATAGGAATTAGAGGTGTTATACATGTCTACATTGGCTCAACCCGTTTCTGAACAATCTGTAACAAACGAAACAGCACCTAAACTAAACCCGCCACAGAAAAAACTGGTTGCAGGCGGTCTTATTGTCACATTCATTCTGACAATTTATTTAGCCGCTACACAACATATTGTTCAGCCATTGTTATTATTGATTGGTCTACTCCTTGGATATACATTGTTTCATGCACGTTTTGGCTTTACTTCCGCTTTTCGGAGACTGGCTTCGGTAGGTAACGGGCAATCGCTTCGGGCGCATATGTTCATGCTGGCAATCGCATGTACCTTATTTGCACCTATTTTGGCATTAGGATATTCCTTTTTCGGAGGCTCACCTGCCGGAAATATCTCCCCAATCGGGGTTAGTCTGATTGTCGGGGCCTTTATGTTTGGCGTTGGCATGCAGTTGGGAGGCGGATGTGCCTCTGGTACGCTTTACGCAGTTGGCGGCGGCAGAACCGTTATGTTTATTACATTGTTATTTTTCATTATTGGTTCAACCATTGGCGCAGCACATTTCACATTCTGGATGGATGATTTACCGGCAGCAGAACCTTTCTCACTCGCAACTTCAACCGGACTTGGTTACGGAGGAGCATGGGCTGTTTCCCTGTTGATTTTTGCTATCATTGCCGGGATAACAATTTTCATTGAGAAAAAACGGAAACCTCCTAAAATGGCAGCACTTCCTTCTGAAAAAGGATGGAAACGAATTTTCCGGGGCTCTTGGCCACTGTTCGCAGCAGCTGCAGCACTGGCTGTTTTAAACGCACTCACTCTGCTTACCCGTGACAGCCCATGGGGCGTTACAGCGGCGTTTACACTGTGGGGATCAAAAGCAGCCGAAGCACTCGGCTTTAACGTAGAAAGCTGGGGTTATTGGGCTGGTAACACAGAAGCGCTCCATGCTTCTATTTTCGCTGATACGACAACGGTTCTTAACTTCGGTGTCATCTTAGGAGCTTTCATTGCCTCTGCAGCAGGCGGATTATTTAAATTTACGAAGATTACTGTAGGAAATACAACGGCTTCTATTATCGGCGGTCTTTTAATGGGTTACGGATCACGTCTCGCATTTGGCTGTAATATTGGCGCTTATTTCAGCGGTATTGCTTCCTTTAGTGCCCATGGTTATATTTGGGGCGTGATGGCTCTTGCAGGAACCTTCCTTGCTTTATTTTTACGTCCATTATTTGGACTTTCCGTACCAAAAACAAGGGATTCATTCTGCTGATAAGCTTAGGAAGAAGCATATTAAATATAACCACCCTACAAACAAATTATTATAGTTATTTCAACTAATATAACCACTCAAACAAAAAAACACGGCAATCCCCGTGTTTTTTTGTTATTTATTTCAAGTATTGTTTAACGTCCTCTATGGTTTCCAATTCATCGATATGATCGATGATTGTCTCCAGTGTGCTTATTTCCTGTTCATGTATCTGTTTCTTGATATCTTCTGAAAGTGGAGCTACAAACTTGGTGATTAATCGAATGGTTGTATTAGCTAGCGCTTCGGCTTTCCCCTCAGCTTTCCCTTCTTCTCGTCCTTCTTCTTTTCCTTCATTCCGAAAAATCTCTGCTAAAGTCATTGCCAGTTCGCTCCCTTCTTGATAATTACTTTCTATATGGTCGATTATATCATAATATTGTTCTTTTGTGAGCTGACGGTTGACACGGAAAATATAATAAAACAATGTCTCAAGATACGCTGTTGCCGCATGTTGATCCTGTAACTGCTGCAGATAATCGATGGATCTATAAATGGTATCTAATACAGCTTGCATATCATCTTTGCGAATATCCCGAAACACCATTAGGATAATGCGCAAAAACACATTCAGTTGCATATCTTCATCTTCGTAGTCTGATACATCGTAAAGAAAAAATGCATAATCAGGAACATATTTTTGCAGTTCCTCCGGCAAATCCTTATACCCCTCTAAAAGTTGATGAAAGTAGGTGCCTGCATACCAATTTGTTTGGCCATGATACAAAACAATCGGAAAAATGATGGGCAGTTTATTTTCTTCTTTATTATCTCGTTTGGTTTCCCATATCTCCACCATATATCGTAATAGTTGCAATGCCGTATAGGAATCATGATAGCTTTTGTGTTCGAATAGAAAATATACATAAGCGGGTTTATCTTGGATTTTTGTCCGGAACAGCAAGTCCGAAAAATATTCTTGGAGATCATGATTGGTAAAACTGTCTTTCTGGGGCTGAATGGATGTTACATCAATCATTTCCCGAACGGAAGGCGGTAAAAAATGTGTGATAAAATCTTTGGCAACATCCACATTAGAAAAGGTTTCTTTAAAAATCTTGTCGTGCGGGGTTTGAATCTGCAAGCTAATCAAGTCCTTTCATAGGTTGGATTAGATGACTGAATCGAATGTAAGTTCTATATCTAGACTAGCACACCTATACAAGAAATACAAACAAACGTTCTCCTTTGTTGAATATTATTTCTCTGCCTTTATTTAGTTGACTGACTAATAAAGAAATATAAACAAAATCAAATCTCCCCGCATATTTTTCAAATTTAATCCCAAACTAAGTATCGTTGTTGATTCACATTCTAAATGGATAGGGATGATAATTAATGATGAATAATAAAAAAGGAATGACTACGTCACTGATTGCTGCAGGAGTAGCAGGTGCGGCAGCCTATGGAATCAGCATGGGTGTGCAAAATGGATCCTTTCAAAACATGTCACAAAAGCTTTCCAATTCCATGAATAGCTCCACAATGAAAAACATGGCTGAACCATTTCAGGATATGCTTTCTGCCGGTGCTCAAGCCATGAACCAAAGTAGTAGTGGAGGAGAGAATCAAACACAATCATCTTAAGATGCAAATGCAGATGAGAAGCATTTACTTTTAAGATGATAAAAACGGATGGCTCCAAGCTGGCGCCATCCGTTTTTCAATAAAATGAATCTTTCTTTCAAAAGATTTCTTTATATCATCTCCGGAAGATGAGATTTACTTATACCCATGCTTGCAAAGCTTTGAGAGATTTTTCGATAATCATTTCCCGATCATTATCCAATGTTGCTACATGATAACTCTCTTTCATCGTGATCATTTGTTTTTGCTCAGAAGCTATTCTTTCCAAGATTGTCTTAGAATTTTCTGGTGAAACAACATGATCTTCCTTTGAAACAAAAATAACTGCCGGGCAGGTTATTTCCCCTAACTTTTCTTTGGTTTCCGTCACTAGTTTCTTTAATTCTTCAACAGATTTGACCGGCATTTTGTCATACGTAATCTCCATGACACCTTCTCTTTTAATATCCGGCCCATCATCATCGATAAAACGTTTCACTTGATTTTCATACATTGCTGGTACATCTACAGCTGCATTAATAGTAATCATTCCGGCAAGCGGATATTTCTCCGCTGTATGAAGAGTCAACGTGCCTCCCATGGATAATCCAATCATAACAATCTTATCGCATCTTGCTTCCAGCCAGGCATACGCTTCGTCTATAGAAGCTATCCAATCCTGATAGGTACACTTTTCCAAGTCTTCCGGAGCTGTTCCATGCCCTTTTAATCGCGGGGCACACACCGTATATCCCGCATCTGCGAATGCTTCTCCAATCGTGAACATGCTTTGCGGAGACCCTGCAAATCCGTGACACATGAGTACACCTTCACGGCTTCCTTCAAACTGAAATGGCTCTGCTCCTTTTATTACTGGATATTGCTCATTCATCAAATATTCCTCCTACGAAAACGAACATTGGTTGTTGCATTTTTTTATATAGTATAGACGGTAGAATAAATCATATATTAACATTATCTTCTAGCTTATACCAAATTGTATCTTCTTATCATTTCTGTGATCCTTTTGTCTATATCCTCTTTTAAAGCTGTTAATTCCTGTTTTTCTATCGTCCGTTTATCCACTTCCTTCGCCTGATAATTATGGAGTAAGTTTTTTATTGTTGGATGCATGCTCTTAGGAAATGCTTCATATGCCCTTTTACCAGCTTCCTGTTTCGATAAAAAACAGTTTGCTTTTAAATACCAGTAGAAACGTAACATATTCAATAATGCATACACAGGGGTATCCGTATAAGTTACCAAGCATTCTTTATAATCTGAGTGTATCGATGCGATAAAGTCACTTCTTGGAACTGCAGGAAATATACTACTTGCTTGAGGACATTCCAAAGTAATTCCTCTATTCATAAGAACAGCAATATGTGCAGCTAAGTCCGCATCTTTTCCTTCATTTTTCTCTATTACTTGATTTTTATTTTTTTCTATCTGCTTTCTCCAATCTTCACTAAAGTGAAAAATATACGGGAAGGGATGCTCCCACTTTTTTAACCTATTTTCTAATAAAAAACTGATTTCAATCGGGTAAGGATTATTGGACTTATTTAGAAATAATGCAGCAAGCTGCTGTTTTTGCTTTTCATCCAATGTTTTATTTAAAACCACTAATAAATCAATATCACTATTTTCAGGTTGAAAACCTCCCATAGCTAAAGAACCATGCACATAACAGCCAATAAATAGACTTCCTGTAATTTGCTTTATCTCAGCCAGTAGATTATCTAAAAAAGCTTGAATAGACTTGGGAAATTTTAAGTATTTCTTCACGTCCATTTCTCCCCTTGTATATTATGTTTAAGCCTAATAATTAATAGATTTTAGGCATCACTTGTACCTTGAAAATTAAATAATAATAGTTAGTCATTTTATTTATTGTTGGAGGGCGCAGCTTCGTAATGAGCGTATGCTTGCCTTGGCAAGCATACCGCGAATTAGAAAGAAGCAAGCGACAGTGCGGTAGCCCTCAAACAAAAGTGTTTACGATGCTGAGCTGTCTTTGGGAAAATAGCCATAGGTAGCGTTCCTACCAAGGGATTGTTCCGATTTCTCCTGTTGCCCCAAGCTAACACTTGGGTGTCTTCCAATTAGAGAGTGTTGCCCTGGCCCTGTGTTATAGACCTACACGTTGACTGTTTCCCGGTCAGTTAGCCCTCCCGCAAAGCAGAAGGAGGCTCATGCACTGCTGACTCCCGGTGTATTCCAATAGCTCGCAAGGCTGTCGTTCATAGGTTTCCCAGGGACATCTCAGCATCGTAGGCGCTACATCATCATAAACCAAAGGAGGTGATTCCTATGACTTCTCCCTTGTTCGTCGGAATTGACGTAAGCAGTAAGCATAACGTCGTCTGTTGCTTAACCCGGGACGAAGTGAAACGGCCTCTGAGCCGATTTACCATTACCAACAATCGTCCCGGCATTCAAGAATTGAAAGACCGTATTTCCAAACTCGTCAAAAAACATGGGTTTGAACAGGTTTTATTCGGTCTGGAACACACCGGAAGCTATTCGACGCACACGGCTATCTATTTGCAGCAGCACCTGGACTTTGGCGTATCAGATAAATTGGTTTACGCATTGAATCCTAGCCTTATCAAAGAATTCAAAAAAGCGAATTTTCTCGATGCTCCCAAAAACGACCGGGTGGATGCCTGGTATATTGCCGCAAAACTTCGTGCAGGTAATTTACCGCATCCTTATACGTGGAGCGAGCCACAAATGGCTCTACAGCGACTGACACGTGCACGATATCATTTGATGCAGGATTTAACACGGGAGAGCAACTTTCTCCTGACAAACCTGTATTTAAAGTTCAGCGACTATACCATCGCTGGACCGTTTAAACAAAACACGCTCGGCGTAACGTCCATGGCCGTCATGGAAGAGTTTACTTCCGTTGAAGAACTCGTTGATATCTCATTGGACGAGCTCATTACCTTTTTGGTGCACCATGGAAAAAATCGATTCGATGATCCCGAAGCCGTTGCCCGTTCCTTAAAAAAGGCAGCACGGTCTTCTTATCGGCTATCTGACTCCATGGCAGATTCGGTCAACTTAGCGATGGCATCCAGTATCCGGGTTATTCGCGCTATTCAGCAGGAATTAAAGGTCTTGAAAAAAGCCATTATGGATCATTTAGAAACCATCCCACAAACGCTGGATACAGTCCCGGGAATTGGTCCGATTTTCGCTTCTGGTATCCTGGCCGAAGTAGACATTCATCAATTCCAAAAACAGCAGCAGCTGGCTAAATTCGGCGGAATTGCCTGGAACCAGTCGCAATCCGGTGATTTTACTGCCAATCGAACCCGGCTGATTCAATCGGGGAACCGCTATCTCAAGTACTACCTCTTTGAGGCCGCAAACAGTGTTCGGGTGCATGACCCTGTTTTTGCCCAGTACTATGCGAAAAAGCGGGAAGAACCAAAAGAATTTGCCAACAAACGTGCCCTTGCGCTTACAGCTCGAAAACTTGTGCGGTTGATCTTTTATCTGCTGAAGAACAACCAAATTTATCATCCAGAAGGAGGGATGCCACAAAATCATAAATAGATTTTTATCGCCCTTTTTCTTTCACCTATTAATTTGTTTATATGGTATAAAATGTAAACAAATTAGGGTGGGTTTAGTTTCCTATTGCCTTTTTTAGCTGTATTGGCACGAATGAAGTAGGTTTTTAAAAATCAGTGCTTGACATTATACCGCTGCTCTCCAACATTTATCATTTCCTTCTTTTTTAGTAGAATAAATAAGAGGCATTTACCACAAACTTATCCTATAAGAAAGAGGGATACCCTTGAACATCACATTTCGTCAAGAACAACCAAAAGATTATTCACAAACAGAAGCTCTTATTGAACAAGCTTTCCGAAACGAAGTAATGACCGATCACCAGGAGCATTTTCTTGTAGATCGTATTCGCAAATCTAATGCTTTCATTCCTGAATTGTCTATCGTCGCAGTCAATCAGCAAAACAATATCATTGGCCATATTCTTTTTTCTATAATAAGCATTGAAAACAAAGAACAAGCAACACCATCGCTAGCTCTTGCTCCAATCTCTGTTCATCCAGATTATCAAAATAAGGGCATTGGGTCTATGTTGATGAAAGAAGGATTAGAAAAGGCAAAAGCAGCTGGCTACCGCTCTATCATTGTACTCGGGCACGCCGATTACTATCCTCGCTTCGGTTTTAAACCAGCTAGTTTATGGGGAATTGAAGCACCATTTGACGTTCCAGAGGAAGCATTTATGGCATTGGAATTAGAACCAGGTGTGTTAGAGCGTACAAGTGGTATCGTTCATTATTCAAAAGCATTTTCTGAATAACAAATTGCTTCACAGCGTTTTCCAATATCCGAAGCAGCATAAAAGTTCCATATTGAGTAAAGACATAAATATTGAATGAATTTGGCTTTTCTTTCTCTGAGGATTCATTGGAAGATGAAGATTTAAATTTGGAAGAGGCTATCAGCAATTTAGAAGAAGGTTTTGAAGTAGTAGACAAATAAAGTGAGAGATCGTATCTGCATGAAGGTACGGTCTTTTATTGCTTCGATGGTTTCATCAATGATTATCATACACATCGTGAATAGAAACGCATTTCTTTTATTATAACCGGACTCATTTTAATCATCCTATCCAAAGATTCATCGATTTCCCTTTTTGACTTTCCCGTTTTAATCCGATACGATTGCCTTAATTACATAAGAATAGGAGAAACGAAAATGGCACAGAAAAATAGATTAATAGTAATCGGTTCTATTCTCTTTCTGATTTCATTTCTTACTTTAACTGCATGTGGTTCAGACCAGGAAACCGTAACGTATAAATTAGAAGAAGACAATAATTCTATGGAAACAACTTTTGTGGCGGATGACGGAGAAATCATCGAACAGTCAAGCCGGAGCATCACTTCCTACGACAGTATCGAAGGCGTTGAATCCCAAGAAGAAGCAGAGGCTCTCCTTGTTCCTTCTGCCGAACCGTTACAAGGTATTGAAGGTCTGGAATACAACCTCGATTTTGAAGAGGATCATTTCACTGAAACCATTACAATCGATTTCGCAGTCGCTGACCTTTCTGAGTTACCAGGACTTGATGAAGTTGTTGACAATGAAGATGAAAATTTAAACCTGGATGATGCTGTAGAATCTTTGGAAGAACAGGGATTTGAAAAAGTAAAAGAGTAAATATCAAAGCAGGCTGCAAGATTACGAATCTATACAGCCTGCTTTTTTCCTATTCATCTATCTCTTTCCCGTAACAAAAAAATCGCTTTTCCCATCCACTGTGACACCATTGAAAATATCCTTTAGCACTTCATCCGTTAACGGCACTTCCCGCAAAAAATGAAGATCATCAAAATGACAAGTCTTCTCTTCATCATGTGGATTCATCACATAGATGGTATATGCTTCATCTGTAAAACGAAGCATCCCCAATACATCATCCGTATGGAAAAGAATAAAATCACCATACTGTAAGGTGTTATTCTGTTTTCTTTCCGCAATCCATTTTTGACAATGCTTAAAGATATCTTGATCTACATCTTCCCAAGGGAAGAATTTACGGTTATCCGGATCCTGTTCCCCTGTCAGGCCAGCTTCATCTCCATAATAAAGACAAGGGATACCCGGAGCAATTAATAAAAAGCTTAGGGCAAGCTTCAATCTTTCTCTATCTTCTCCCAGAAATGTGTAAATTCGTTTTGTATCATGTGTGCCAATATTATTCAAATTATTGAAGAAAACATCTTCTGGATAATTTTCATGGAGCTGTGTCAATCTCTGCGCAAGCTCTTTTGGGGATTTTTCCAATTGCAGCAAATCTAACACGGTGTTTCGGAAGGGATAATTCATCACACCATGCAGATGGTTTCCTAAAATATATTGTCTGCGTTCATCGTAGGAAATTTTATTGGAAGCATCCTCCCACACCTCACCAATGAGCACTTTCTCTGGATATTGGTTCAGCTTATGGCGGATGCCAGCTATAAATGCGTCCGGAAGTTCATCAGCAACATCCAAGCGCCATCCGTCTACGCCCAACTGACTCCATTTATCCACCACACTATCATCATTACGATAGATATAATCCTGAAATTCCTGATTGGACTTATCCACTTCCGGCAGGTCATCAATTCCCCACCACGATGCATATTTATCAGGATATTCGCTAAACGTAAACCAAGGATAGTAAGGACTATCCTGATTTCGATATGCTCCTTTATCCTCGCCATAAGTGCCATCATAATTAAAGTAGATACTATTCCTTCCTACATGGCTGAACACGCCATCCAACATAACATGAATTCCTTCTGCATGCAGGTTGTCTATCATTTCCTGAAATAATGTCTCATCGCCAAGCATCGGGTCGACTTTCATATAATCTGCTGTATCGTAACGGTGATTGCTTGCTGCTTGAAAAATCGGATTCAAATAAATGGCATTGATACCTAATGCTTTAAGGTAAGGTATTTTCTGTCGGATTCCTTCTAAATTCCCGCCATAAAAATCCCAGCGAAGAATCTCTCCTTTTGATCCACGAACATACAGCGGCGTATCACGTGTATCTCCATAGATAAAGCTATTCCGCTTCGGGGCATTTACTTTTCCATCCGAATTGCCATTATAAAAACGGTCGGGAAAAATCTGATAAAAGACAGCCTCCCGATACCAATCGGGTGTTTTTTCTTTCTTTTCAAAGCAAGTCAGCTGGTAGGGAATAACCTCGTGCTGTTCCTCATACAGCTGCCCTTCTCCTTTCACAGCGCTTGCCCCCCAAAAAGCAGTCATTTCCTCGCCATTATCTTCTTTCCACGTTATCGAAAAATAGTAAAAATAAAGCCCTTTCCCTTCATGAGGCGTATAAATACAGGAGAAGCGGTTATTATCTTCCTCCATTTGATAGACTTTTTCCTCATGTGTTCCATTGTCTTTTCGAATCCTACATTGTACATTGATTACTTGATCTTCATGGACATCTATCTGAAATCGCACCTGATCCTCAGGCCGAACCGCTCCAAACGGTTTTTTATACGCACTTATCCACGAATTATAATAAACATGCGGCATAGTCCTATCCTTTCTCTGTTAAATACAAGTTCAAAAAGTTTGATAAAAATGACCAGTCGGCTAGGTAAGCGACATCCTGTCGTGACGCCGACACTAGCACTTCCTGTGCGTCGAAAGTTCAAGGCGATTTATTTTTTACGAACGGACTTTCACAGGATGTGATGACTTCTGTGTTGTCCACAAATGTTTTCGATGGGACGAGTAAGCGCAGTCCCAGGACGTGGACGGTTTTAACAGAAGTTCCTCTATGTCTTTTAATACGTGAGTATCGGAAAAAATAAGTCAACGCAGAAATTCGCCGTGTCATTTTTGTTGAACTTTTTGAACATCCTCTGTAACAAATGAATCTTTCGGCTCTACCTTCCATATATCCTCCGCATAACGGCGGACCGTCTC
The nucleotide sequence above comes from Oceanobacillus timonensis. Encoded proteins:
- a CDS encoding Rpn family recombination-promoting nuclease/putative transposase, whose amino-acid sequence is MQIQTPHDKIFKETFSNVDVAKDFITHFLPPSVREMIDVTSIQPQKDSFTNHDLQEYFSDLLFRTKIQDKPAYVYFLFEHKSYHDSYTALQLLRYMVEIWETKRDNKEENKLPIIFPIVLYHGQTNWYAGTYFHQLLEGYKDLPEELQKYVPDYAFFLYDVSDYEDEDMQLNVFLRIILMVFRDIRKDDMQAVLDTIYRSIDYLQQLQDQHAATAYLETLFYYIFRVNRQLTKEQYYDIIDHIESNYQEGSELAMTLAEIFRNEGKEEGREEGKAEGKAEALANTTIRLITKFVAPLSEDIKKQIHEQEISTLETIIDHIDELETIEDVKQYLK
- a CDS encoding PTS sugar transporter subunit IIB, whose amino-acid sequence is MKKVLVVCSGGLGTSLVLKLQVKQHFQEWELDDVIVEQSDVSAASFMKADLIIGAKQVVQHLQVKETEILGLSFIADRALVKESLESADTVKRWRERV
- a CDS encoding BglG family transcription antiterminator; its protein translation is MLSSRQKKILERLIEEEAFVSLADLNKAYQLSPRTIRQDLLEIETWLMDIGAGFSLERHRKYGARLILGEKQKQVLQEAMYKQKDYLSAVQRRQDMQKLLLLNPSIHVEELCDDYQISMNTLQNDYNQLKTEMEDYHLMLSRENKQISLVGEENNKRMLFLDFLKEQWTEEEILELYVTRKISASMNETDLEDMIADVDVHGIASWIEQVEELSGIAFIDASKYELFLNCAVQWKRIQSGQFIADFDKDDELKIFEDEKFTAVREQFRRLMGLEDASLQLSNELAYISMHLLGARRLSGEGDYWLKCQSLSREIVETFEQANHFRLSNRENIIIGLSTHLQSAMYRMKYHIHIDNPYFDNLEKEYRKYIEQVKTFIEKNPHWGLTTLHRHEIGFIVVHLCAGLEQEPFLPSKRIAIVCSSGLGTSRLLERTVRRLFPQVFITGQFSVKEAYGLTDKDADLIVTTVPFTQQLQVNHVKVNPLLSIADQQNLERIIGRGTYQANTELPIVETVMTIYQSIKKHTVVLNEGELFNDLYRYFSGNQGAMSSEVTSLTAPSCIHLREKVSDWREALSILNQSLVKQDVVEHTYETEVSQIINEQEHHFIVAPGVAFPHLSSTAIKKTGFAFMTLEEPISFGGTEEKVWWIILLAAKDKIQHVTAVEMMLEVVNSKELLDKLRHERNIDVVWKWMLEYEEGSK
- a CDS encoding PTS ascorbate transporter subunit IIC, with protein sequence MNIFESFTRGFIGEPAILLGAITCIGLLLARAGFFRVLSGTVKVMVGVTLLQIGASAANVSLSNLAVMIQDSFNMIGMIPHNEAITALVQINYGREIAITISIGMVGHLLIARFTRLKYVFLSGHQVLFMSAVIVAVLHASQYGWWLYIFGGFVLALMMSCMPALVQPFVKRVTGDDSIAIGHFNSVGYFMTGMLSTSLFKRKEEKADFPKFIRKLEPFMYDHVLIISIFSFLLFFIAAIFAQRDAIQYLFNDQNFIIFVIVQSLWFTAGMYCILTGVRMMIAEILPAFEGVSSRWIKGSVPALDAPVLFNYAPLAAMVGFILSFLGGLGMMFGMAAIQYTIIIPGVIPHFFSGGAAGVIAYKLRGIKALVCMSIVHGMVVTVLPIPLLSYLRDLGYTRTTFGDTDLQLIGILIGWLVQ
- a CDS encoding YeeE/YedE family protein, whose protein sequence is MSTLAQPVSEQSVTNETAPKLNPPQKKLVAGGLIVTFILTIYLAATQHIVQPLLLLIGLLLGYTLFHARFGFTSAFRRLASVGNGQSLRAHMFMLAIACTLFAPILALGYSFFGGSPAGNISPIGVSLIVGAFMFGVGMQLGGGCASGTLYAVGGGRTVMFITLLFFIIGSTIGAAHFTFWMDDLPAAEPFSLATSTGLGYGGAWAVSLLIFAIIAGITIFIEKKRKPPKMAALPSEKGWKRIFRGSWPLFAAAAALAVLNALTLLTRDSPWGVTAAFTLWGSKAAEALGFNVESWGYWAGNTEALHASIFADTTTVLNFGVILGAFIASAAGGLFKFTKITVGNTTASIIGGLLMGYGSRLAFGCNIGAYFSGIASFSAHGYIWGVMALAGTFLALFLRPLFGLSVPKTRDSFC